The following are from one region of the Candidatus Methanoperedens sp. genome:
- the pan gene encoding proteasome-activating nucleotidase, giving the protein MSESQDNPQESPVSMGNNDFSRYLMDRIKMLEERNNLLREQANKVEMEKRFTESQVLNYEREIRQLKSELERIKTPPLVVGTVVDVLDGGKVIIRSSTGPQFVVGSTQLINSSELVPGTSVSLNYQSLAVVGILPSSKDPFVHGMEVIESPDVSYSDIGGLEEAIRELRETVELPLTKPEVFERIGIEPPKGILLYGAPGTGKSLLAKAVANQTKATFIRIVGSELVQKYIGEGARLVRDLFKMAKEKSPSIIFIDELDSIGAKRIDSATSGDREVQRTLMQLLSEMDGFNPRGNVRIIAATNRPDILDLALLRPGRFDRFISIPMPSKDARKMILKIHSRKMKLSEEVDFEELSSLTDGANGSDLKAIAMEAGMFAVREERFGVGMEDFQKAIRKLLIAPSKLNLHSEGMFA; this is encoded by the coding sequence TCCCCAGGAAAGCCCGGTCTCAATGGGTAACAATGATTTTTCACGCTATCTGATGGACAGGATAAAAATGCTTGAGGAAAGAAACAATCTCCTCAGGGAACAGGCCAATAAGGTAGAAATGGAAAAGCGTTTTACTGAAAGCCAGGTGCTTAATTACGAAAGAGAGATACGGCAGCTGAAAAGCGAGCTTGAACGAATAAAAACCCCTCCGCTTGTTGTGGGTACTGTTGTGGATGTTCTTGATGGCGGGAAAGTGATAATCAGGAGCAGTACAGGCCCGCAGTTCGTTGTCGGATCAACCCAGTTAATCAACAGCTCGGAACTTGTGCCCGGAACTTCTGTTTCTTTAAACTACCAGAGCCTTGCTGTTGTCGGTATCCTTCCGTCATCAAAGGACCCGTTCGTACACGGTATGGAAGTCATAGAGTCGCCTGACGTTTCATATTCGGATATCGGGGGTCTTGAGGAAGCGATCCGTGAACTTCGAGAGACTGTTGAACTGCCGCTTACAAAACCGGAGGTATTCGAACGTATCGGGATTGAGCCTCCCAAAGGCATATTGTTATACGGCGCACCCGGAACAGGAAAATCCTTGCTTGCAAAAGCCGTTGCAAACCAGACAAAAGCAACATTTATCAGGATAGTGGGCTCGGAACTTGTACAAAAATATATCGGTGAAGGAGCGCGGCTTGTAAGGGACCTTTTCAAAATGGCAAAAGAAAAATCACCCAGCATCATATTCATAGACGAGCTTGATTCCATAGGAGCAAAAAGGATTGATTCGGCTACATCCGGGGATCGTGAAGTCCAGCGCACATTGATGCAGCTGCTTTCGGAAATGGATGGATTTAATCCAAGGGGGAATGTCAGGATCATCGCCGCAACCAACAGGCCTGATATTCTTGATCTTGCTCTTCTTCGCCCGGGACGATTTGACAGGTTCATTTCTATCCCGATGCCAAGCAAGGATGCGCGAAAAATGATACTAAAGATTCATTCCAGGAAAATGAAGCTATCAGAAGAGGTTGATTTTGAGGAACTGTCCTCACTTACTGATGGCGCGAATGGTTCCGACCTGAAGGCGATCGCAATGGAAGCAGGGATGTTCGCGGTAAGGGAAGAGCGCTTTGGTGTTGGAATGGAAGACTTCCAAAAAGCAATCAGGAAGTTATTGATCGCTCCCTCAAAGCTGAATCTACATTCAGAAGGCATGTTTGCCTGA